The following is a genomic window from Patescibacteria group bacterium.
CATTTCCCGTTTTGCCGGCTTGGGCGTGGGCGCGCAAATGCTGGCTTCGGCGGTCGAATGCACGATCGGCCAGCGCCTGGTCCGTAAAAATTGCCAATTCTGCAAAGCGGAAGTGAAATTATCCGACGAGCAAATGAAAGAAGTAAAAACGATCCTTGATTCCATCAGTCCGCTGGCAAAAATAAAAATCCCCAAAATTTTGAAGTTTTATCAAGGGAAGGGCTGCGCCAAATGCAATAACTTGGGCTACAAAGGGCGCTTGGGTATTTATGAAACGATTGAGATGATCCCGGAAATGCAGCGCAAGATCCAGGAAACCAACGTGACCGCTTTTGATATCGAGCAAGAGGCGATCAAATACGGCACGGTGACGATGATGCAAGACGGCATTTTGAAAGCTTTGGACGGGGAGACGAGCGTGGAGGAAGTGTTCCGGGTGGTAAAATAATTATTTAATTTTTGCAATTTTTAATTTTTAAATAATTTTTAAACAACTAATTTTTAAGGCTTAAAAATTAAGGCTTATTTAAAAATTACAAAATTAAAAATTTAAAAAACTGAACATGTTAAATAAGAAGTTCATCGAGAAGCTCAAGGGGGATTATCAAAAGTCGCAGTCGGAAAGACGGCAGATCATTTCTATTTCCAATGAAATCCTGCATGATTCGAAAAAGACGATTTTCGCCCTGCATCGCGGAGAAATAAAACAGGCCGAGGAAACTTTCAAAGCGATCGAGGAATCGCTGGCGCGGATGGAAAAGAATTTCGGCTTTAACCGCAACGAGGACGAGGGTTCTTATAAAGCGGCGGTTGAAGAATATGTCGAAGCCAAGATGTTTTATTATTATCTGTCCGGCCAAAAGATCGACAAAATTTCCGAAGTCAATCTGGATTATGACAGCTATATCGGCGGCATCTGCGATTTCACCGGCGAGATGGTCCGCTACGCCACTAACCAGGCGGCGGCGGGAAATTTCGAGAAAGTCGCGGAAGTGAAAGAAGCGATCAATCTGGTGATCGGCGAACTGATCGATTTTGATCTGGGCGGCTATCTGCGGACCAAGTATGACCAGTGCCGGTCTAATTTAAGGAAGATCGAAGAAATGGCTTATGAGGTGAAATTAAAAACTGGCAAATAAAGTTTGGAAAATAGCAAAAGCGCGGGTTGGACCCGCGTTTTTTGTTTTCAGTGACTGGTTGACTGGCAACTATTATTTTGTTAAGCTGCAGGGTCGGTTAGTCCTTTGCGAAATAAACTTTAGCAGAAAGGAAGTTGCATGAAAAAGGAAACGTCAGTCAATCTATACCAGGAATTGGGAGTTGATTCGGGAAAAAGAATCGTGCGTAAAGTCTTCAAGAGGCTCGTCCGGAATGAATTTCCCGGCGCGTTCTGCAATATCGTGGCTGATCCGATGGTGCCGGGCTGGGTGATGACCCAACATGGCGATGGCGATGGCAGCAAGATCGTGCCCCGGATAATCCATTATTTGGAAACCGGCAAGCCCGAAATCATCAAGGGCTCGGTCGATGACGGGATGACGATGAATTACGCGGATGTGGCCGCGGCTGGTTTCGTCTATGGCTATTCGGTGATTACGGACACGATAAATTTCGGTCTTCCGAAAAAACTGAAAGAAATCGTGATGACCCAGATGGCGGCGCGAATCGCCGAATTGATCGATTTCTACGCCAAGCATGGTATCAACTTGATTTATTTTTTGGGCGGCGAAACGGCCGATCTGCCCAATCAGGTCTGTTCCGCCGTGTTTGATGTCACGGTCAATGCGCACATGCCCAGAGAAAAAGTCATTGCCGGAAACGTCAAACCGGGTGATGTTATTTACGGTTTGGCCAGCGGCGGCAAAGCGCGGGGGGAAAAGGTGGAAAGTTCCTGGTTGATGTCGAACGGTTTGACCCTGGCATCTTCCTGCCTGCTGCACCGATCATATAACAAAAAACACCGCGATATCTTGCGCAATCCTTTTTGGTTCAAGGGTCGCTATCGGATCGGCGACGTTCCGGCTGGGCTGGGTTGCGAAGTGAACGAGGCGCTGCTGGCGCCAACCAGACAATGGGTGATCTTCATCCGTAAATTTCTGGATTATCTGGATCATGAGGGCATTGGAAAAATGCTTCATGGTATCAGCGTTAACACCGGCGGCGGAGCCACGAAAATTCTTCATGTGGGCGAAGGCGGTATCCGCTACGTTAAAGAAATGCCGACCCCGGGGCCGATCTTCCAACTCATTCATGAGGAATCCGGCCAGAACTGGCGCAATATGTTCGAGACTTTCAATTGCGGAGTCGGGCTTGACGTTGTCGGCAAAGATGATCCGCGATTTCAACGGGCCATCAGCCAAGTAGCCGCGAACTGCGAAATCGAGCTTTATCGGCTCGGCCAATGCGAAGCCAAGGAAGGGGAGAATGACGTCATCTTGAAAACTCCTTATGGGACGTTCGACGACTATACGAAGAAGAAGTAAACCAAAAGGACCAAGGGTAAGCGGGTAAGGCACAAGCCATACCCGTTTTTTTGTTGCCGAACAAGCAGTTTGTCTAAGCAAAAAAAATGAGGACCGTTTAAGAAAGGTCCTCGGCAACGCGAGCGTTGCGATGGTTTTGATGTTTCAGACAAAACGTTTTTTTCTGAATTCGGTAAAATACTTCCTGAACTCCCTTTGCTTATCATACCCCCGTAAATTCGGTTTCTGGTCCGGTTTGGGCCAGTTACTTTTTTCGATGTCCTTGCGGTCATCGGTTTTATTTTCCGGATTTTCCGGAATAGTTTGCGAAGCGGGGTTGGTGGAATCTTTGAGGTTGGGGGAATTTTGGGTGTTGGGGGCAGAGAGAGTATTTGTCGGTTGATAAGGAGCTTGTTTGGTTTGATTGGATTGAGCGTTGGTGATGAAAAAGAGAGCAGAGATGAAAAGGACGAGAAGAATGGGGGAGATTGGGATCGTTTTCATAGGTGCCACCTTTGTTTGGTGTGTTTTTGGTGTTGGTGAAGAAAAAATATTAGCCCTTGCGGGCGCCCGTCAGGGCTACTTTCTGCTTTGAAATTACCACCAAGCCGATTGTTTGTCAAGGGGCGGTTTTGGGCGTCTTTATATCCCAAAAAGGCAAAAAAATAACCCTCCTTGATAGGGGGGGGCTGTTTGTTGAAATTTATAAAAAGATAATTTTTGGACAAATTGAAAGGGGACTGTTGAATCAGTCCCCCTCGTGATCGTTTTTTGAGGTCAATCACCAACCTATGACAACAGACGTCGTTGTCGTTTGTGCTTGCTGCGCGTTCTTGCTGGCGAGTTCTTCCAGCATCAGGCTCTGGATCCTTTCGTCGACGCTGATTTTTTTGCTATAAACCCATTCGTTAATGGTAACCAGATTGTTCGGAAAGAGCGTTTCGACTGAACTCCTGCTCATCCTGGGGAGGGGGGTGGATGCGATTCGCAAGTTCCTCGCCGCGATGTAATCGTCGCCGGCTTTTTCGATTGTCGCGATTTCGGCATCCGATATTTTGGGTGCCGGCAGCGTGCAGGTGTCCGTCATCGACGAGTACCCCACCTGGGACGTTGAATTTTCCTGGGCGCTGGCGCTGAAGGAAAGGGCGAGACTGGCGATGAGGGCGGCAACTGCGATTGTGATACGGAACATGGCGTACTCCTTTGTGGATTGTGATGCCCTATTTTTGTAGGGCTGGTGTATGGGTTTGTTTAAATAACATTCTGTTTTATTCTCGATGACTATATCATAGCATAAATATAAAATTATGTCAAGAGTTTTGGCAAGAAAAAAGATGAAAAAATGGCATTTATTATTTAAAATTAGCTAAGTAATTGTTAATGGCTGGCTAATATTAAATAAGAAACGTTATATCAATATTGTCAATTTTACTGGTTATTTAACATTATATTAGCGTCGCAGTCCGCGGCGGCTTGTCCCGAGTTTGCCGAGGGAAGACTGCGACGAGGCTAATATTTTTTTAAAAAGAACAATCTCTGATATAATGAAGGTAATAAGTTACTCTCAGTTGCGTTATAACTTTATGGCATCAACCGAAGCGTTTTTAGAAAATGAAGCCGAGCTCGTGGAAAAAGCCAAGGTCGATGACCAGGCTTTTAGTATTCTTTACCAGCATTATTTTCCCAAGATTTACGGCTACGTGCAGAAGCGCGTCTCGGGCCGGGAAACGGCGGAAGATATTGTCTCGCAAGTTTTTTTAAAGGCTTTCGGCCATCGGCAAAAATATCAGAGCCGCGGTTTTAGTTTTGGCGCCTGGCTTTACCGCATCGCCACCAACGCCTTGACTGATCATTATCGCCGCCAAGGCTCTCATCTCGAAGAAGCGATCACTGACGATTCGGCGCGCGAGCCGGCGGGCGAAAATTTAACCGAAGAATTGATCCAAAAAAGCGATCGGCAAGCGATCGAAAAAGTGCTTAACAAGATGCCCGAACGCTACCGGCAAGCCGTCTATCTGCGCTATTTCGCGGAAATGGAAATTTTCGAGATCGCTGAAACTCTGCAGCTTCCCAAAACGCATGTTTCGGTGATCTTGCATCGCGCCCTGGATTGCTTCCGCCAAAAGGCGGACAAAGCCGGAATAAAATTTTATCTGATAATTTTTTAATATATGGAACAAGAATTAAATCCAAACCAAGGCCAAGA
Proteins encoded in this region:
- a CDS encoding sigma-70 family RNA polymerase sigma factor, coding for MASTEAFLENEAELVEKAKVDDQAFSILYQHYFPKIYGYVQKRVSGRETAEDIVSQVFLKAFGHRQKYQSRGFSFGAWLYRIATNALTDHYRRQGSHLEEAITDDSAREPAGENLTEELIQKSDRQAIEKVLNKMPERYRQAVYLRYFAEMEIFEIAETLQLPKTHVSVILHRALDCFRQKADKAGIKFYLIIF